A single Silvibacterium dinghuense DNA region contains:
- a CDS encoding helix-turn-helix domain-containing protein, with product MPPDSLTLQPEREPLGTLLRYWRGQRGRSQLDLSLDAGVSQRHISFIESGRSAPSRDLLLVLARALDIPLREQNELLLAAGYAPVFLESSWDAPEMASVLRAVDRMLQQHKPHPALLMDRYWNVLRTNDAAPRFFGSLTDLSHYPKPRNLLRLMFDPEALRPYVENWEQAAAALLDRVQREVVGHVVDQKTVALLESLHAYPGVRELKTLRSHLPVVPLTFRKGGERWSYFSLITIVGAPNIVPAQELKVECMFPL from the coding sequence ATGCCACCGGATTCTCTCACCCTTCAACCTGAAAGAGAGCCGCTCGGCACGCTGCTGCGCTACTGGCGCGGCCAGCGCGGCCGCAGCCAGCTCGATCTCTCACTCGATGCCGGCGTCTCGCAGCGCCATATCAGCTTCATCGAGAGCGGACGCAGCGCACCGAGCCGGGATCTGCTGCTGGTGCTGGCACGCGCGCTCGACATCCCGCTGCGCGAACAGAACGAGTTGCTGCTCGCAGCCGGCTACGCTCCCGTATTTCTTGAGTCATCCTGGGATGCACCGGAGATGGCGTCGGTCCTGCGCGCAGTCGATCGCATGCTGCAACAGCATAAGCCTCACCCCGCGCTGCTGATGGACCGCTACTGGAATGTGCTGCGCACCAACGACGCTGCCCCACGCTTCTTCGGCTCCCTGACCGATCTCTCGCATTACCCGAAGCCGCGCAACCTGCTGCGGTTGATGTTCGATCCCGAGGCGCTGCGCCCGTACGTCGAAAACTGGGAGCAGGCCGCGGCAGCACTGCTCGACCGCGTGCAGCGCGAGGTCGTCGGCCATGTCGTGGATCAAAAGACCGTGGCCCTGCTCGAGAGCCTCCATGCTTATCCGGGTGTGCGCGAGTTGAAGACATTGCGCAGCCATCTGCCGGTCGTCCCCTTGACCTTCCGCAAAGGCGGCGAGCGCTGGTCTTATTTCTCGCTGATCACAATCGTCGGCGCACCGAATATCGTCCCCGCGCAGGAGCTCAAGGTGGAGTGCATGTTTCCTCTATAA
- a CDS encoding glycoside hydrolase family 3 C-terminal domain-containing protein — protein MKSGWLHWGGVMLGLAVLGGTGAWGQSALPYQDTKLPIQQRVDDLVGRMTLDEKVGQMVNGAPAIPRLGIPKYDWWNEGLHGVARSGYATVFPQAMGMAATWDTPLLGEIGTTISTEARAKYNQAMHDDLHSIYFGLTIWSPNINIFRDPRWGRGQETYGEDPYLTGRLGVAFVRGLQGDDPKYLKVAATPKHFAVHSGPESTRHKFNAQPSAHDLADTYFPAFRAMVKDADAASIMCSYNEVDGDPACGNKMLLQQTLREDWGFKGYVTSDCGAVDDFFMSYGHHYSPDAEHAAASALLAGMDLNCGNTYEVLTKAVKDGLVPESAIDTAVKRDFTARFKLGMFDPAEDVPYNRIPFREDDSAAHQALALRTARESMVLLKNDDSFLPLKPEGKTIAVIGPNAASLIALEGNYNAVPSHPVLPVDGLREEFHGAKILYAQGSSYAAGLSVPAPRTLFHPSDAAAEEGLKAEYFASSDFTGKPVATRVDAQIDFDWNGTLHPLAGLDGKAFSARWTGTITPPTPGDYTFGVWLANCYPCGDREHYVVKLDGKEVATFTSNEKEEARDSHTPDFHLNFTDTKPHAIEIEYAHSAPLFGAGLTLTWQPPVEALRAQAVKVAEKSDVVVAFVGLTSNLEGEELQVHVDGFAGGDRTDIHLPKEQRDLLEALGATGKPLVVVLMNGSALAVDWAQQHARAILEAWYPGEAGGTAIAETLEGKNNPAGRLPVTFYASTDQLPPFDDYAMKNRTYRYFTGTPLYGFGYGLSYTHFAYSDLQLSAEKLNAGDTLKVSAEVKNTGSREGDEVAELYLTPPKTDVSPIHALESFQRIHLAPGESRRVEFELSPRQLSQVDDKGNRSVDAGEYGIFVGGQQPEEGKGISSTFHIAGQQALPR, from the coding sequence ATGAAGTCAGGATGGTTGCATTGGGGCGGGGTGATGCTCGGCCTTGCTGTGCTTGGTGGTACCGGTGCGTGGGGGCAGTCGGCACTCCCTTATCAGGACACGAAGCTGCCGATTCAGCAGCGTGTCGACGATCTGGTTGGGCGCATGACGCTCGACGAGAAGGTCGGGCAGATGGTGAACGGCGCGCCCGCGATCCCGCGTCTCGGTATTCCGAAGTACGACTGGTGGAATGAGGGACTGCACGGCGTAGCCCGCTCCGGGTATGCGACGGTCTTTCCCCAGGCCATGGGCATGGCGGCCACGTGGGATACGCCGCTGCTCGGCGAGATCGGAACCACGATCTCCACCGAAGCGCGCGCCAAGTACAACCAGGCGATGCACGATGATCTGCACAGCATCTACTTCGGGCTGACGATCTGGTCGCCGAACATCAACATCTTCCGCGATCCGCGCTGGGGCCGCGGGCAGGAGACCTACGGCGAAGATCCGTATCTCACCGGCAGGCTCGGTGTCGCATTTGTGCGCGGCCTGCAGGGCGACGATCCGAAGTACCTGAAGGTTGCGGCAACGCCGAAGCACTTTGCCGTGCACAGCGGACCGGAATCGACGCGGCACAAGTTCAACGCGCAGCCCTCGGCGCACGATCTTGCGGATACGTATTTCCCCGCGTTTCGAGCCATGGTGAAGGACGCCGATGCGGCCTCGATCATGTGCTCCTATAACGAGGTCGACGGCGATCCAGCGTGCGGAAACAAGATGCTCCTCCAGCAGACGCTGCGTGAGGACTGGGGATTCAAGGGGTACGTCACCTCGGACTGCGGCGCGGTGGATGACTTCTTCATGTCCTACGGCCATCACTATTCGCCGGATGCGGAGCACGCTGCGGCCTCTGCGCTGCTGGCCGGCATGGACCTGAACTGCGGCAATACCTACGAGGTGCTGACCAAAGCAGTGAAGGACGGGCTGGTGCCGGAGTCGGCCATCGATACCGCGGTAAAGCGCGATTTCACGGCGCGCTTCAAGCTGGGAATGTTCGATCCGGCAGAAGATGTGCCCTATAACCGCATCCCTTTCAGGGAGGATGACTCCGCCGCGCACCAGGCACTGGCGCTGCGCACGGCACGCGAGTCCATGGTGCTGCTCAAGAATGACGACAGCTTTCTGCCGCTGAAGCCGGAAGGAAAGACCATCGCCGTCATCGGGCCGAATGCCGCATCGCTCATCGCGCTCGAGGGCAATTACAACGCGGTGCCTTCGCACCCGGTGCTGCCTGTCGACGGCCTGCGCGAGGAGTTCCATGGCGCGAAGATCCTTTACGCACAGGGCTCGAGCTATGCTGCCGGTCTTTCGGTCCCCGCGCCGCGCACACTCTTTCATCCTTCCGATGCTGCGGCGGAGGAGGGCCTGAAGGCGGAGTACTTCGCTTCGAGCGATTTCACCGGCAAGCCCGTGGCGACGCGCGTCGATGCGCAGATCGATTTCGATTGGAACGGCACGCTCCATCCGCTCGCGGGGCTGGATGGCAAGGCCTTTTCAGCACGCTGGACGGGCACCATCACGCCGCCTACGCCGGGCGACTACACCTTCGGCGTGTGGCTGGCCAACTGCTATCCCTGCGGCGATCGCGAGCATTATGTGGTGAAGCTAGATGGGAAAGAAGTAGCAACCTTTACTTCCAATGAAAAGGAAGAGGCGCGTGACAGCCACACGCCGGACTTTCACCTGAACTTCACCGACACAAAACCGCATGCGATCGAGATCGAATACGCGCACAGCGCGCCGCTCTTCGGCGCGGGGCTTACGCTCACCTGGCAGCCTCCGGTCGAGGCTCTGCGTGCGCAGGCGGTGAAGGTGGCGGAGAAGTCCGATGTGGTGGTGGCCTTTGTCGGCCTCACTTCGAATCTCGAAGGCGAAGAGCTGCAGGTGCATGTGGATGGTTTCGCCGGTGGCGACCGTACCGATATCCACCTGCCGAAGGAGCAGCGCGATCTGCTGGAAGCACTGGGTGCGACGGGCAAGCCCCTCGTGGTGGTGCTGATGAATGGCAGCGCGCTGGCAGTCGACTGGGCGCAGCAGCATGCCAGGGCGATCCTCGAGGCCTGGTATCCGGGAGAAGCCGGTGGCACGGCGATTGCCGAGACGCTGGAGGGCAAGAACAATCCGGCGGGACGCCTGCCGGTGACCTTCTACGCCTCGACCGATCAGCTGCCTCCGTTCGATGACTATGCGATGAAGAACCGTACCTATCGTTACTTCACCGGGACACCGCTGTATGGCTTTGGCTATGGCCTGAGCTATACGCACTTTGCGTATTCCGATCTGCAGCTTTCAGCGGAGAAGCTGAACGCGGGAGACACGCTGAAGGTCTCGGCCGAGGTGAAGAACACCGGCAGCCGCGAGGGGGATGAAGTGGCCGAGCTCTATCTGACCCCGCCGAAGACCGATGTCTCGCCGATTCATGCGCTCGAGTCGTTTCAGCGTATTCACCTTGCTCCGGGTGAGAGCCGCCGCGTCGAGTTCGAGCTTTCGCCGCGCCAGCTGAGCCAGGTGGACGACAAGGGCAATCGCAGCGTGGATGCCGGGGAGTATGGCATCTTCGTCGGTGGTCAACAGCCGGAAGAGGGCAAGGGCATCTCGTCCACTTTCCACATTGCCGGGCAACAGGCGCTTCCCAGGTAA
- a CDS encoding nuclear transport factor 2 family protein, which produces MQTDTIQIAPPAMTMTRKEAPQWLLDFWKEIDNKTFGKGFDCFAEDATCHLGIAAWKGREAIRENLRAFIDTGFTAHHDVLEYWDGGSLKIFRGIVTMTPDDPAKPVVKPVMTHFFYMDEANPEQVRSWIGSVGPIAF; this is translated from the coding sequence ATGCAGACCGACACCATACAAATCGCACCCCCCGCCATGACCATGACCCGGAAAGAGGCGCCGCAGTGGCTGCTCGATTTCTGGAAAGAGATCGACAACAAGACCTTTGGCAAAGGCTTTGACTGCTTCGCCGAAGACGCCACCTGCCATCTCGGCATCGCCGCATGGAAAGGCCGCGAAGCCATCCGCGAGAACCTCCGCGCCTTCATCGACACGGGGTTCACGGCGCATCACGACGTGCTCGAATACTGGGACGGCGGCTCGTTGAAGATCTTTCGCGGCATCGTGACCATGACGCCCGACGACCCCGCGAAGCCTGTCGTGAAGCCCGTCATGACACACTTCTTCTACATGGACGAGGCGAACCCGGAGCAGGTCCGCAGCTGGATCGGCTCGGTCGGCCCCATTGCCTTTTAA
- a CDS encoding amylo-alpha-1,6-glucosidase, translating into MLKAVLYPSLFLAGALASSFASGQTSALPAPDNFVSSTPAGGLSIARETVAGKPFSVLGPRGALLGEQDGRYEAWIFPWKIFSGMRITANMQDYPVPIDVNDHAAWIDVQPERTIITYSHANFTVRQIMVAPKQATDGAGVNVYYQIEAVRPMTLTFSFEPIMQRMWPAMSDDKPSPEWVVTQGGSGYYILHGNTPEYAGALAMPGAESGILPPYQERAAAWPLQFVLHFDPKKDAGKLFPLLMTVASDANAATKEALGQKLTALDASASADYRANADYYRKFVDTHASLDSPDANLNAAFSWAEVAIDQLRVLSMDRKEEALTAGFVGSGDAARPGFGWFFGRDALWSLYAVNSYGDFDTTKREIEFLLHRQSPEGKIMHEWSQTATLVDWKSLPYEYASADATELLPMAMDDYLNISGDAAFIRSHWDQIAKAWSFETSHDSADGIYNNSQGSGWVESWIPSMPQQEIYMAALDEQASLAFSRLAEATGHGDLAAQARERAGKIRATIEKEYYLPEQKFYAFSHNADGTTDNTATIFPAVTWWDGDAALAQPQAMLDRWASAEFSTDWGTRILSDKTSFYDPISYHQGSVWPLFTGWVSVAEYRAGRPLSGYAHLMQNANLTWAQDLGATTELLSGQFYQVLGRSTAHQLWSSAMVVSPILRGMFGLGWNAADHTISVAPQLPAAWDHATLRNLPLGEGKVDLSFTRRGQTLLVTASGSAGVKLISPVAGAKVAGATVMLPLPAVEAGIRSELPPFGDETRQLKVLNEEWSGHTLTLTLAAQSGSTQQLDLRVNDLKVKPASGDAKIGEEKDGVYPLSVPFSGGDGYVTKTVTIRW; encoded by the coding sequence ATGCTGAAAGCAGTTCTGTATCCTTCGTTGTTTCTTGCCGGCGCGCTTGCCTCCTCCTTCGCTTCCGGGCAGACCTCTGCTCTCCCTGCTCCAGACAATTTTGTAAGCTCGACCCCGGCTGGCGGGCTTTCCATTGCGCGGGAAACCGTGGCGGGCAAGCCTTTTTCCGTGCTTGGTCCCCGCGGCGCGCTGCTGGGTGAGCAGGACGGCAGGTATGAGGCATGGATCTTTCCCTGGAAGATCTTCAGCGGCATGCGCATCACGGCGAATATGCAGGACTATCCTGTGCCGATCGATGTAAACGATCATGCGGCATGGATCGATGTCCAGCCCGAGCGGACGATCATCACCTACTCCCATGCGAACTTCACCGTGCGGCAGATCATGGTCGCGCCGAAGCAGGCTACCGACGGCGCAGGGGTGAATGTCTACTACCAGATCGAAGCGGTGCGGCCGATGACGCTGACCTTCAGCTTCGAGCCCATCATGCAGCGGATGTGGCCGGCGATGTCGGACGACAAGCCCTCGCCGGAATGGGTGGTGACCCAGGGCGGGTCGGGCTACTACATCCTGCACGGAAACACGCCGGAGTATGCCGGAGCATTGGCCATGCCCGGAGCGGAGTCGGGCATTCTACCGCCTTACCAGGAGCGGGCTGCGGCGTGGCCTCTGCAGTTTGTGCTGCACTTCGATCCGAAAAAGGATGCGGGCAAGCTCTTTCCGCTCTTGATGACGGTAGCCAGCGACGCGAATGCGGCGACGAAGGAAGCGCTGGGGCAGAAGCTCACGGCGCTCGACGCTTCGGCTTCGGCTGACTATCGCGCGAATGCGGATTACTACCGGAAGTTTGTCGATACGCATGCTTCGCTCGACTCACCCGATGCGAACCTGAATGCAGCGTTCTCCTGGGCGGAAGTGGCGATCGATCAGCTGCGCGTGCTGAGCATGGATCGGAAGGAAGAGGCGCTGACGGCGGGCTTTGTCGGTTCGGGCGATGCGGCGCGGCCGGGCTTCGGCTGGTTCTTCGGGCGCGATGCGCTGTGGTCGCTCTACGCGGTGAACAGCTATGGCGATTTCGATACGACGAAGCGCGAGATCGAGTTCCTGCTTCATCGCCAGAGCCCCGAGGGCAAGATCATGCATGAGTGGTCGCAGACCGCCACGCTGGTCGATTGGAAGTCGTTGCCCTACGAGTATGCTTCGGCGGATGCGACCGAGCTGCTGCCCATGGCAATGGACGATTATCTGAACATCAGTGGCGACGCGGCGTTCATCCGCAGCCACTGGGATCAGATCGCGAAGGCGTGGAGCTTCGAGACCTCGCACGATTCGGCTGACGGAATCTACAACAACAGCCAGGGCTCGGGCTGGGTTGAGTCGTGGATTCCTTCGATGCCGCAGCAGGAGATTTACATGGCCGCGCTCGACGAGCAGGCGAGCCTTGCGTTCTCGCGGCTGGCCGAGGCGACCGGGCACGGGGATCTGGCCGCGCAGGCCAGGGAGCGCGCAGGGAAGATTCGCGCGACCATCGAAAAGGAATACTACCTGCCGGAGCAGAAGTTTTACGCCTTCAGCCACAATGCCGACGGCACAACAGATAACACCGCAACCATTTTCCCCGCGGTCACGTGGTGGGACGGCGATGCCGCGCTCGCGCAGCCGCAGGCGATGCTGGACCGCTGGGCGTCCGCTGAGTTTTCAACCGACTGGGGCACGCGCATCCTCAGCGACAAGACCAGCTTTTACGATCCCATCAGCTATCACCAGGGTTCGGTGTGGCCTCTGTTTACGGGCTGGGTATCGGTGGCGGAGTACCGCGCCGGGCGTCCGCTCTCCGGCTATGCGCACCTGATGCAGAACGCAAACCTGACCTGGGCGCAGGACCTGGGCGCGACGACGGAGCTGCTCTCGGGGCAGTTCTACCAGGTGCTTGGACGCAGCACCGCGCATCAGTTGTGGTCCTCGGCGATGGTTGTGTCACCGATTCTCCGCGGCATGTTCGGTCTTGGCTGGAACGCGGCCGATCATACGATCTCTGTCGCGCCGCAGCTGCCGGCGGCGTGGGATCATGCCACGCTGCGCAACCTGCCGCTGGGCGAAGGGAAGGTCGATCTCAGCTTCACGCGCCGTGGGCAGACGCTGCTGGTTACGGCTTCAGGCTCGGCGGGCGTGAAGCTCATCTCGCCGGTTGCAGGCGCAAAGGTGGCAGGTGCGACGGTGATGCTGCCGCTGCCGGCCGTCGAAGCCGGAATCCGCTCGGAGCTGCCGCCCTTCGGCGACGAGACGCGCCAGTTGAAGGTGCTGAACGAGGAGTGGAGCGGCCATACGCTGACGTTGACGCTTGCCGCGCAGAGCGGCAGCACGCAGCAGCTCGATCTGCGCGTCAATGACCTCAAGGTGAAACCTGCAAGCGGGGATGCGAAGATCGGCGAGGAGAAAGATGGGGTATATCCGCTCAGCGTGCCGTTCTCGGGCGGCGACGGATATGTAACTAAAACGGTGACGATTCGCTGGTAG
- a CDS encoding A/G-specific adenine glycosylase, producing MLSIAQRRDFRQMLLAWFDTHARDLPWRRTRDPYAIWVSEIMLQQTRVVAVIEHYARFMQRFPALDALASAREEDVLAVWSGLGYYRRARMLHRAAQKVQAELGGVMPKTAEELRDLPGIGAYTSAAVASIAFGEAAAAVDGNVERVLMRVQGWDESNASATRLRETAAEFLDAARPGDFNQAMMELGATICVPRGPLCLQCPVQPLCATRGEHLTGERKKMQSRTVSHAFARRRGRVLLAQRPKDASLMPGMWELPSLESGAAPQSLRVLEVKHAITVTNYTVGVYDFSAAGDEALPKTEQVMRWFAVSALHEVALTGLARKVLKKLGAFPKIAAHAKSVTDTDSNMGVR from the coding sequence ATGCTTTCCATCGCCCAAAGGCGCGATTTCCGGCAGATGCTGCTGGCATGGTTCGATACGCATGCGCGCGATCTGCCGTGGCGGCGCACGCGTGACCCTTATGCCATCTGGGTTTCGGAGATCATGCTGCAACAAACGCGGGTGGTCGCGGTCATCGAACACTATGCGCGCTTCATGCAGCGTTTTCCTGCGCTTGATGCCCTTGCTTCTGCGCGAGAAGAAGATGTGCTCGCGGTGTGGTCCGGGCTGGGCTACTATCGCCGCGCCCGTATGCTGCATCGTGCTGCGCAGAAGGTGCAGGCCGAGCTGGGCGGGGTGATGCCGAAAACCGCCGAGGAGCTGCGCGATCTACCGGGCATCGGTGCATACACCAGCGCCGCGGTGGCCAGTATCGCGTTTGGTGAGGCGGCAGCTGCGGTCGACGGCAACGTGGAGCGCGTGCTGATGCGCGTGCAGGGCTGGGATGAGTCGAATGCTTCCGCTACCCGATTGCGTGAAACCGCGGCCGAGTTTCTCGATGCAGCACGGCCGGGCGATTTCAATCAGGCCATGATGGAGCTGGGCGCAACGATCTGCGTGCCGCGCGGTCCGCTGTGTCTACAGTGCCCGGTGCAGCCGCTGTGCGCCACGCGCGGCGAGCACCTGACGGGCGAGCGCAAGAAGATGCAGAGCCGTACCGTCTCCCATGCTTTTGCGCGCAGGCGTGGACGGGTGTTGCTGGCACAGAGGCCCAAGGACGCATCGCTGATGCCGGGCATGTGGGAGCTGCCGTCGCTTGAGAGCGGAGCCGCTCCGCAGAGCCTGCGCGTGCTCGAGGTGAAGCATGCGATTACGGTGACGAATTACACCGTCGGGGTCTACGATTTTTCTGCCGCCGGGGATGAAGCCCTGCCGAAGACGGAGCAGGTGATGCGCTGGTTCGCAGTCTCCGCTCTGCATGAGGTGGCTCTGACGGGCCTGGCGCGCAAGGTGCTGAAGAAACTGGGCGCGTTTCCGAAGATTGCGGCTCACGCAAAATCTGTAACAGATACTGATTCAAATATGGGAGTGCGATGA
- a CDS encoding alpha-L-fucosidase codes for MDRRNFCLGLGAFSGGMMMPSSLRAARTMPAAAGMPKPMPQPHSERLAWWTEARFGLFIHWGVYAIPGRGEWVQFNEQIPVEEYARLAEEFRPAEFDAAAWAALAKDAGMKYTVLTARHHDGFALFDDPGNPFTSVSTAARRDFVAEYTKAIRQAGLHAGLYYSPLDWRFPGFFFPDLYKENAVKMREQYHRQIERLLTNYGQIDVLWFDGGETDWLSFGHDMHTAEFAKRKPGEHYRGQFSWQGEKAYETIRRLQPQIIVNNRGADVPPDYFSREWITGDFDNQTPWEACYPLAGSWGYAGDTEPMSLREAIQLLANVAGRDGNLLFNIGPRADGSIVSSHAARLREIGQWLTKYGESIYGTRGGPFLPGVYGASTHRVENIYVHILNKEISRLKLPPIPAQVSSVASLTGEAVHIRQTVAGIDLELERSGANETSVVVVLKLDRDAGQILPVPVEG; via the coding sequence TTGGATCGCAGAAATTTCTGCCTGGGGCTGGGTGCATTTTCCGGGGGCATGATGATGCCGTCTTCATTGCGTGCTGCACGCACGATGCCTGCAGCCGCGGGCATGCCGAAACCGATGCCGCAGCCGCACTCGGAGCGCCTGGCCTGGTGGACCGAGGCGCGTTTCGGCCTCTTCATACACTGGGGCGTTTATGCCATTCCGGGGCGTGGGGAATGGGTGCAGTTCAACGAGCAGATTCCGGTCGAAGAGTATGCGCGGCTGGCCGAAGAGTTCCGTCCGGCAGAGTTCGATGCCGCCGCGTGGGCAGCCCTGGCGAAGGATGCGGGGATGAAGTACACGGTGTTGACGGCGAGACATCACGACGGCTTTGCGCTTTTCGACGATCCGGGCAATCCCTTCACCAGCGTCAGCACCGCGGCACGGCGTGACTTCGTTGCCGAATATACGAAAGCCATCCGGCAGGCAGGACTTCACGCCGGTCTTTACTATTCGCCACTCGATTGGCGCTTTCCCGGCTTTTTCTTTCCCGACCTCTACAAAGAGAATGCGGTGAAGATGCGTGAGCAGTACCATCGGCAGATCGAGCGCCTGCTCACAAACTACGGTCAGATCGATGTGCTCTGGTTCGACGGCGGCGAGACCGACTGGTTGAGCTTCGGCCATGACATGCACACGGCCGAATTCGCCAAGCGCAAACCCGGCGAACACTATCGCGGCCAGTTCAGCTGGCAGGGCGAAAAGGCGTATGAGACGATCCGGCGGCTGCAGCCGCAGATCATTGTGAACAACCGCGGTGCCGATGTGCCGCCCGATTATTTCTCCCGTGAGTGGATTACCGGTGACTTTGACAACCAGACGCCGTGGGAGGCCTGCTATCCGCTGGCCGGCTCCTGGGGCTATGCTGGCGATACCGAGCCGATGTCGCTGCGTGAAGCGATCCAGTTGCTGGCGAATGTGGCTGGGCGCGATGGCAATCTGTTGTTCAATATCGGTCCCCGTGCCGACGGCAGTATTGTGTCCAGCCATGCCGCTCGCCTGCGGGAGATCGGCCAGTGGCTCACGAAGTATGGAGAGAGCATCTACGGCACCCGTGGCGGACCATTTCTGCCAGGGGTTTACGGTGCCTCGACGCATCGCGTCGAGAACATCTATGTGCACATACTGAATAAGGAAATCAGCAGGCTGAAACTGCCGCCGATTCCGGCTCAGGTATCCAGCGTTGCAAGCTTGACGGGAGAGGCTGTGCACATACGGCAGACCGTCGCCGGTATCGACCTTGAGCTTGAGCGTAGCGGCGCGAACGAGACCAGCGTGGTTGTTGTGCTCAAGCTCGACCGCGATGCGGGCCAGATCCTTCCCGTGCCGGTCGAAGGCTAA
- a CDS encoding DUF6632 domain-containing protein, whose protein sequence is MNTWKREVVMDRNLALKVALCVFGVLFLALAYPMILFLAQEPALSMMMSLYVTLGIFLLLTIRNPAGHRSLIAFTAWSSLAHAVVMGYQAWRGMVMRGELIGVAVLILIWAVLTALAPRRSSPAGTTG, encoded by the coding sequence ATGAATACCTGGAAGCGGGAGGTGGTGATGGACCGCAACCTTGCTTTGAAGGTCGCACTCTGTGTCTTCGGCGTGCTCTTCCTCGCGCTCGCCTACCCCATGATCCTGTTCCTGGCGCAGGAGCCGGCGCTCTCCATGATGATGAGCCTCTACGTCACGCTCGGCATCTTCCTGCTGCTCACCATCCGCAACCCGGCCGGGCATCGCAGTCTCATCGCCTTCACGGCGTGGTCGAGCCTGGCCCATGCCGTGGTCATGGGCTATCAGGCATGGCGTGGTATGGTCATGCGTGGCGAGCTGATCGGTGTGGCCGTGCTTATTCTTATCTGGGCCGTGTTGACGGCACTGGCGCCACGCCGGTCCTCGCCTGCTGGCACCACAGGCTAA
- a CDS encoding M28 family peptidase produces the protein MKSKLILAACAAVLTIPAMAQQASVPEIAGIPAAARQAAASIDPEKIRAHVRFLADDLLEGRGPGQRGGDIAAKYIATEFALDGLKPAGDNGTYFQKVPLYAVHTEEDTTKFEFDPQSGAPLALNYGTDYVTKDQTGQAAADLDAPIVFVGYGIDAPEYKWDDYKGVDVKGKILLVIVNEPPSSDEKFFKGKALTYYGRWTYKYEEAARKGALGVLIIHRTDLASYGWEVVENSQSVEKSYLAGDPAATLRAASWIQLDVARKLFAMAGKNVDQEIEAAGKPGFTPYELPVRLKAHVASRVRHYISSNVVAEVPGADSTPKQAVIYTAHYDHLGINPAMKGDNIFNGAGDNGTGCGILLEMARAYANASVRPPHAMYFAAVTAEEQGLLGSQFLGMHPPVPTKDIALDLNYDMINPIGVPLDIEAGGAERTTFYPTLERTAKAFDLAINPDHFPQAGSYYRSDHFSFARVGVPAFSIDQGTHFEGHDAAWGEAQAKDYNEHRYHQPSDEYTDAMDFRGNAKLARFGFILGWQASAMKQSVEWQPGDEFERPRKASEAQ, from the coding sequence ATGAAGAGCAAGCTGATTCTGGCAGCATGTGCAGCGGTTTTGACGATACCGGCAATGGCGCAGCAGGCGTCCGTGCCCGAGATTGCGGGCATCCCGGCTGCGGCGCGGCAGGCCGCGGCCTCGATTGACCCGGAGAAGATTCGCGCGCATGTGCGCTTTCTTGCCGATGATCTGCTCGAGGGCCGCGGGCCGGGGCAGCGCGGCGGCGATATCGCGGCGAAATACATCGCCACGGAGTTTGCGCTCGATGGCCTCAAGCCTGCCGGCGATAACGGCACGTATTTCCAGAAGGTACCGCTCTATGCGGTGCATACCGAGGAAGACACGACGAAGTTCGAGTTCGATCCGCAATCCGGAGCGCCGCTCGCTCTGAACTACGGCACCGACTATGTGACCAAGGATCAGACAGGGCAGGCTGCGGCAGACCTCGACGCGCCGATCGTCTTCGTCGGTTACGGTATCGATGCACCGGAGTACAAGTGGGACGACTACAAAGGCGTCGATGTGAAGGGCAAAATCCTGCTCGTCATTGTGAATGAGCCGCCTTCGAGCGACGAGAAGTTCTTCAAGGGCAAGGCGCTCACCTACTACGGTCGATGGACCTACAAGTACGAAGAAGCTGCGCGCAAGGGCGCGCTGGGCGTGCTGATTATCCATCGCACCGATCTCGCCAGCTATGGCTGGGAGGTGGTCGAGAACTCGCAGTCGGTGGAGAAGTCGTACCTGGCAGGCGATCCTGCGGCGACGCTGCGCGCCGCAAGCTGGATTCAGCTCGATGTGGCACGCAAGCTGTTTGCGATGGCCGGCAAGAATGTGGACCAGGAGATCGAGGCCGCGGGCAAGCCGGGTTTCACGCCATACGAGCTGCCGGTGCGGCTGAAGGCGCATGTGGCGAGCCGCGTGCGGCATTACATCTCGAGCAATGTGGTCGCCGAGGTGCCGGGTGCCGACTCTACGCCGAAGCAGGCCGTGATCTACACGGCGCACTACGATCATCTCGGCATCAACCCGGCAATGAAGGGCGATAACATCTTCAACGGCGCGGGCGATAACGGCACGGGCTGCGGCATTCTCCTCGAGATGGCGCGGGCGTATGCCAATGCTTCCGTGCGTCCGCCGCATGCCATGTACTTTGCTGCGGTTACGGCGGAGGAGCAGGGGCTGCTGGGCTCGCAGTTCCTCGGCATGCACCCGCCGGTGCCGACGAAGGACATCGCGCTCGATCTGAATTACGACATGATCAACCCGATCGGTGTGCCGTTGGATATCGAGGCGGGCGGAGCGGAGCGCACGACCTTCTATCCGACGCTTGAGAGGACGGCGAAGGCTTTCGATCTCGCGATCAATCCCGATCATTTCCCGCAGGCGGGATCGTACTACCGTTCGGATCACTTCAGCTTCGCGCGCGTGGGTGTTCCTGCGTTTTCGATCGACCAGGGCACGCACTTTGAAGGTCATGATGCGGCCTGGGGTGAGGCTCAGGCCAAGGACTACAACGAACATCGCTATCACCAGCCGAGCGACGAATATACGGACGCGATGGACTTCCGCGGCAATGCTAAGCTGGCGCGCTTCGGGTTCATTCTCGGGTGGCAGGCTTCGGCGATGAAGCAGAGCGTCGAGTGGCAGCCGGGCGATGAGTTCGAGCGGCCGCGCAAGGCGAGCGAAGCGCAGTAG